ctgtaaggctccattcagacgtccgtatgtgttttgcggatccgatccatgtatccgtggatccgtaaaaatcatacggacgtctgaacggagcctgacaggggggtgatcaatgacaggggggtgatcagggagtctatatggggtgatcatgggtgatcaggggttcataaggggttaataagtgagaggggggggggtgtagtgtagtggtgtttggtgctactttactgagctgcctgtgtcctctggtggtccatccaaacaaaagggaccaccagaggaccaggtagcaggtatattagacgctgttatcaaaacagcgtctaatatacctgttaggggttaaaaaaatcacatctccagcctgccagcgagcgatcgccgctggcaggctggagatccactcgcttaccttccattcctgtgagcgcgcgcctgtgtgcgcgcgttcacaggaaatctcggccctcgcgagatgacgcatatatgcatgactctgcgcagggctgccccctccggaccgcacatctgcgttaggcggtccggaggtggttaatgaaagctgttattataaggtaattacagatctttgggcaatcattgacagactaactcaggtatacatgcttggctctaataaactagcaaataaaaaatatgacagttatcctttaacagttgcctctacagcaatctgccactTAACAccgacctccatagcggaccgcccccttaactgttacctccacagcagcctgaccctagggtggccagaggtccggttttaggccaaacagtccggctttcagactccctgtcctccgtccagcgcagggcctggacagacacagggatgttcgtttgaacagctcactctcagacagcagtactttgctgtctgagcgtgagttGCAGAgagaaagtccccccccccccacccctgtagctgacagaagttaattttttatttcattttttcaatcctgccagctgcggagtgggagggggcgtggcttaacaagACCTGGGGCGGGGGTTTTAAGTTTGTTTTTTGAGGacggcctgaatggccaccctacctgcccctgaactgtgagctccacagcactccgctctcttaacagtgtcatccatagagtcctgcccctttaaagctgacctacagcagtgaaaaagaatagctgggttgttatggaaacctgatgtaaaactgtgtgtatgtgcagactaagggcctgcaggcttctattcgctaatgtaggtcatgtgatgtgcaatatttgtattttttgggaatatctcaggaacggtacgtgctagagagctgtgacccccacaagattcttttcaggtagcaagggatgtgtataccaagtttcgttgaaatcgaaggttgcgtttttgagtgatcacggaacatacatacagtatatacgtccttctttatagatataatttttaataaattagtcACCCTGAAGTGCGCTCTGGAAtctcccttttgccttcattttatctcaatcctgaggaaaggttatcaatatctccaggctggaaaacccctttaagttactatGCATTAAcattattttgtttccattttgcaGATCAGAGCTCCATCTCATAGAAGATATATGGAAAACCGAACAAAAGTGACAGAATTTATTCTATTGGGTTTTGGAAACCTTCACAGCTTCAGTATtgcattcttcttttttttcctgaTCATCTTTCTTCTTACACTTATGGGAAACCTTCTGATCATAGTTCTAGTGTCAGTAAATGTCCAGCTCCAGTCCCCCATGTACTATTTCCTGAGTCATCTTTCAGCTTCTGATCTCGTGATTGCTTCAAACACTCTTCCCAACATGCTTGGTGCCATTCTTCTAGGAGGGAAAAAGATGACTTATCTAGGCTGCATCACTCAGTTCTACTTCTTCAGTGGTACAACTGTTACTGAATGCTTTCTCCTTCCAGTGATGTCCTATGATCGATATTTGGCcatctgcaaccccttaagatatTCTTGTATAATGGACTTGAAGTATCGGATCCGTCTATCACTATTGCCTTGGGTGCTGGGTCTTACGCTCAATTTTGTCGTCGTCATACCTGTAGCAAACTTTAATTATTGCCACGATAATATTATTGACCATGTCTACTGTGACCTTTTGCCTCTTCAGAAGCTTTCTTGCTCAGACACTTCAATTGTAGAACTGGAAGTCTTTCTGTTTTCTATGCCCatttttatttgcccttgtggtTTTATTGTTGGAACCTATGTGTATATCTTCCTCACCATAGTCAGGATACCAACAACAACGGGCAAACAAAAAGCTTTGTCAACCTGCAGTTCTCATCTTATGGTTGTCGGGACATTTTACGGGACACTAACAGTTAAATACATGATCCCATCTACAGGAAACACCTTGCTTATGAACAAAATTGTTTCCTTACTGCACACTGTATTTACCCCTTTGTTTAACCCTATAATATATAGTCTCAGAAACCAGGACATAAAGAGTGCACTTAAAAAAAGTTTCTTGTAAAAAATTAGAACTTTTATTATGTTCTAATACCTTGTTGTATGATGTGTAGAGGTTTCAAGGtttcctttaatattgatggcagAACTAGTGCACCATGCAGCAATTGGGCACCATATGGATCTGTTATACACTGAAGCCTCTGCATAGAcaaaggggtaatttattaagactgacatttCATAATAATATTGTGCTGAAGCAAAATGTACCAAATGTATTAAGATATAAAGATATATCATTCAGCACATAAAGTACTAAAAGGAAATGATGATAAAAATTGATTTGAGATTTGAAAGCAATGAATAAAACGTGTTTTGGCTTACTATTGACCTATGGATATTTTATTGGTGTTCTAACACCATTAATTATTGCCAACCATCATATGGACACAGAACATTAGAATGGTCTCAATGGAAACTGGTTCTAGTTGTAGTTTTCAATGGTACCATTTTAGTAATACACATAACCTACTGATTAACTTTTCTTACCTGTTTCTGGGAAGGGGatagggaaaaatagcaatactgccactgagtttttcatTATAAATTTTGCGGCATTCCTTTTTCAGCGTAAGTAACATGATAACTAAGGACTTAATTTCCAGTTTTACATGTTATGTAAGTGTTTGATATGGAATTCTACATTGTCATTAGCACATGTCTTTTACTATATTTACTCTGCGATGTATCGTAACTTAAGTTGTTTCTGCCTAAGTATAAACCTAGTACTGTGCTATACCGTTTATTTGTTAACACGATAATTATTTGGAAAATaatgataaataaaaaagtaacatgataactttattctctgggtcggtACGATTCCAGTGATAtcagatacataaataaatttTAATGTTTGACTACTTTTGCGCaataaaaaccatttttttttaaatagaagaaaatatttttgtatcaccgcatcccaagacccataacttttttctttttctttctatagTGCTGTGTGAGggtttgatttttgcgggacaccttgtagttttcattggtatcattttggggtacataacactatttgatcactttttattcagtttttttttggtggcagataagcaaaaagcagcaattctggcattttcTGGTTTTTATGGCGCTAACT
The sequence above is a segment of the Bufo gargarizans isolate SCDJY-AF-19 chromosome 6, ASM1485885v1, whole genome shotgun sequence genome. Coding sequences within it:
- the LOC122941995 gene encoding olfactory receptor 11L1-like; translation: MENRTKVTEFILLGFGNLHSFSIAFFFFFLIIFLLTLMGNLLIIVLVSVNVQLQSPMYYFLSHLSASDLVIASNTLPNMLGAILLGGKKMTYLGCITQFYFFSGTTVTECFLLPVMSYDRYLAICNPLRYSCIMDLKYRIRLSLLPWVLGLTLNFVVVIPVANFNYCHDNIIDHVYCDLLPLQKLSCSDTSIVELEVFLFSMPIFICPCGFIVGTYVYIFLTIVRIPTTTGKQKALSTCSSHLMVVGTFYGTLTVKYMIPSTGNTLLMNKIVSLLHTVFTPLFNPIIYSLRNQDIKSALKKSFL